From one Mytilus galloprovincialis chromosome 13, xbMytGall1.hap1.1, whole genome shotgun sequence genomic stretch:
- the LOC143056611 gene encoding uncharacterized protein LOC143056611 has translation MASSDIRGQININCNLCETERNIKWKCLTCGVLMCNTCKDKIHLRIGKDHKVVDIKDVGQPGEELDFKNIICKEHSEQSSCLFCTNCDKLVCPTCIAKDHKKHDLIEICDAYNLKIDHLKKRQMKLKNEKGEITATKAQVNLLQTTENSNYAKVSTELLNHEKVLIQAVEKHITKLRNELDQNHQASNKANEESINAISKSEEQIDEKYSDVQDFINTTDIYEFFQNVNRFEEPTEVSIPKHRISSRSTLQFIPGEITQSNIGVLQSAEIPIAEAKVSLSIVNQYQANLYMVNYLSPCQDDSLWIGYSKDEVIQKMKPEGSSLKTISTFNIRVFGMAITASDDLLLAVRGKSQLQMISSTTGKVTDTVYDINPFFPLAIHVTSGGLVIVGGSTSQGRCAVFVINKNGDHEALYNYDQHKQPIFIYPRNIISTSNGNIHVVDFSQKENCGKVVLLGQGGVVRSFYKGNTEINKKEPFKPADIAKTPRDNVIVVDIVTSTLHILNNSGKLITYIKTTDVGIEPPLSLAFTLTGHLYIGRASKNQTTKEAKLCKVNIYGC, from the coding sequence ATGGCATCCTCAGATATTCGAGGTCAAATTAACATTAACTGTAATTTATGTGAAACTGAGCGGAATATTAAATGGAAATGTTTGACCTGTGGAGTTCTAATGTGCAACACATGTAAAGATAAAATACATCTGAGAATTGGTAAAGATCACAAAGTAGTAGACATCAAGGATGTGGGGCAGCCTGGTGAAGAATTAGACTTTAAAAACATTATATGTAAAGAACATTCAGAACAATcttcatgccttttttgtacaaattgtgaCAAACTTGTTTGCCCTACTTGCATTGCTAAGGATCACAAGAAACATGATCTAATCGAAATATGTGATGCATATAACTTGAAAATAGACCACCTGAAGAAAAGACAGATGAAATTGAAAAACGAAAAAGGTGAGATTACTGCAACCAAGGCTCAGGTGAATCTGCTTCAAACTACTGAGAACTCAAATTATGCCAAAGTAAGCACAGAACTTCTTAACCATGAGAAAGTTTTGATACAAGCAGTTGAAAAACATATCACAAAACTAAGAAATGAGTTAGACCAGAACCATCAAGCGTCTAACAAAGCAAACGAAGAAAGTATAAATGCCATTTCTAAGAGTGAAGAACAAATAGATGAAAAGTATAGTGATGTTCAGGATTTCATTAATACCACTGACATTTATGAATTTTTCCAAAATGTCAACAGATTTGAGGAACCAACAGAAGTATCTATACCTAAGCATAGAATATCAAGTAGATCAACACTGCAATTTAttccaggggagataactcagtcTAACATTGGAGTTCTACAAAGTGCTGAAATACCAATAGCCGAAGCAAAGGTTTCTCTTAGCATTGTTAATCAATATCAGGCTAATCTTTATATGGTTAATTATTTATCTCCATGTCAAGATGACTCACTTTGGATAGGTTATTCTAAAGATGAAGTGATACAGAAAATGAAACCTGAAGGATCCAGTCTAAAGACAATATCAACCTTCAACATCCGGGTCTTTGGTATGGCAATAACTGCATCAGATGATCTACTTCTTGCAGTAAGGGGTAAATCCCAACTACAAATGATCAGCAGTACCACTGGTAAAGTAACAGACACAGTGTATGACATTAATCCTTTCTTTCCTTTAGCCATTCATGTCACCAGTGGAGGTCTAGTTATAGTAGGAGGTAGTACTAGCCAAGGAAGATGTGCAgtgtttgtaataaataaaaatggagACCATGAAGCTTTGTATAATTATGACCAACATAAGCAACCTATATTCATTTATCCAAGAAATATTATATCTACAAGTAATGGTAATATACATGTTGTGGACTTTTCACAGAAGGAAAATTGTGGTAAAGTGGTATTGTTAGGACAGGGTGGTGTTGTAAGAAGTTTTTATAAGGGGAATACAGAAATCAACAAGAAAGAACCATTTAAACCAGCAGATATAGCAAAAACACCTAGAGACAATGTCATTGTAGTTGATATTGTAACTAGTACCCTTCACATTCTGAATAACTCTGGAAAGCTGATTACATACATAAAGACAACAGATGTTGGAATAGAACCTCCTCTTTCCCTTGCCTTCACTCTAACAGGACATCTCTACATAGGACGTGCATCTAAAAACCAAACAACCAAGGAAGCCAAGCTATGTAAAGTGAACATTTATGGGTGCTAA